DNA sequence from the Rattus rattus isolate New Zealand chromosome 2, Rrattus_CSIRO_v1, whole genome shotgun sequence genome:
AGCAGCAGCTTCTCACTCTAGGACGGGGAGAGCCACTCAGCCAGGGAACTGCTAGACCTCAGTCTCGCCTGCCTTCCCATGGGGCCCACACTGGCTCACCTCGAGGTGTTGTTTGGCTCCCTGTAGTTCACATTCATACTTATTCCTGATCACATCCAGACAGAAGCCCTTGTAGATCCctgcaaaggggaagaggagctCTGTTTGGTCAGAGGCCCTAGTGTTCCCCAAAAGAAGAGCCACCAGAATAGGGTGATCAGGGCAGGGGCAAAGTGGAAGGTAACAGAGAGCTGGTTTGGAGAGCAGCACGGGGCAGCCACAGACCTGCCACCTGAATACGAATCTTTAGGCTCTGCTGCAGCCCTCCAAGAGGCTCTGTATATTCTGGGGCTCTCTCGGCCCCCACTTCCTCCAGTCGTAATCGCAGCTGGCTCAGCCGTTCCCTGAACAACCTGGAGGTAAAAAGGCAGCTGTGTACCACTGGCTTCTCCACTGGTCACTTGTCCTCTCGGGCAAGTGCCTGCGGAACACCTGCTCCCCTTACGCCCCACTTGCTGCTCATCACTACGGGCACCTGCACCCCAGCTACACGAAGGCCTGCCACCTCTCCCATGCTCACTTCTCCTTCAGCTCCGAGAACTGCTTTTCCAGGTCCAGCATCTCACTGACACACTCACTGCGGCGCCGCTCATAGTCCTCGTCATCCATCTCTGAGGTGAGAGGGCAATTAGGACTGGTTCTGCAGGGGCAGGTTGctgctcttctgtgtgtgtgtgtgggggggtaggtTGCAGGGGCTCACCTGAGCTCTCCTCCTCTGACTCAGTCTGGCTGCCGCTCCGTTCCTCCTCACTCTCATCTGCCTCCCCATTCATCTCAGCTGCTGAATcgccttctgcctccatctcttctgtttctttgcctGAAGGCTGGATGGGCATCTGGGCTCTGGGAGAGGGAGTATAGGCCATTACTAGCCACTATCCACTGCAGCCAAAGGGAGCTGGCCAATCACAATCCTCGAACGAGACAGGGGAAGTGACTGGTGTCACCACACTGAACTCCAACTTGATGGAATTTGCTCCTCTTACAGAATTCTGGGATGCATGGGAATGCTGACCAAGGCTATGAGTCACAATGGGAAAGGTTCCCCACTGCGGACAGGACTGGACCCAAGCTTCTGACTGGCTCCAGCAAGACCCTTCACAAACTGCACTTGAACTCTGGCTCCTCTCTCACTGAATGGCCAGTTCTCACGCCTACCCCAACTCTTTGCCCATGTTATTATAATGTCTACAGTGTCCTTGGCTTTCCTTTCCAGTGCTGTCTCACAGTCCTCTGGGATCTTTTCCTGTGGTCTAGATCAAATCCTGTCACCGCTTCTTCAGTCCTCAGTGTTTCCTTCTCCCCGATTTTCAGCTCCTTCTTTCTGGCCTGTATCGGAAGCTTAATGTCCAAGATGAGACCTTCAgggttttctgttattcattacacacacacacacacacacacacacacacacacacacacacacacacacagtatatatacaGGTCTGAGGACAGATTGTACGAGTCAgatctctcctcccaccatgtggattcttGGACTGAACATTGGTGGTAGTTGCTTTTACCTTCTGAACCATTTGGTTAGCCCAAGATGGGACATTTGAAAGATGATGAGGTCTGTCTTCAAGTGTACTGATGGCCTTAATCAGCACAGGGTTTGATAAAATATAAGTCTTTCTCCTCCGCCTCCTTAAATAAGGTGCTCTAGCAAAAAGGCTCTTGTCAGACACAGGTTCCTCAACcttgtctttccagcccctaggactctgagaaatatatataatttttatatgggctggagagatggctcagtggttaagagcaccaactgctcttccagaggtcatgagttcaattcccagcaaccatatggtggctcacaaccatctacaaagacatctcttctggtgtatctgaagacagctacagtgtacttatatataataaatgaataaatctttaaaaaaatttttatattatgagtgttttgcctgtacctGTGTctttgcaccatgtgtgtgcagtgcctgcaaaGGAAGTATCAGATCtcttagaattggagttacagacggttgtgagccaccatgctggggctgggaatgaaacctgggtcctctggaagaccagccagtgctcttgattgCTGAACTATTTCTCTAGGATCACCAACGtccattgtaaaaaaaaaatttttttccttttctttttttttggagctggggaccgaacccagggccttgcgctcgctaggcaagtgctctaccactgagctaaatccccaaccccctaaaaatTTCTGATACTGGGGATTAAACAGATTCTTTTACgtttgtctgggtttttttttttttttttccttttgtttttgtttttccaagacagggtttctctggttcctctgtagaccaggctggccttatactcacagagatctgcctgcctctgcctcctgaatgctgtggTTAGAGGAATGCATCATTACTGCTCAGCTAAACTCAGATTCTTAAGCATGCTGGAAAAGCCAGCATTCACCAATGTTCACAGCCGTTTTTGAGAATTGGTCTGTTGTCCAAGCCACAGGACTACAGGCTTGTCTCTCTCCATTCAGTTAAGTCCCCTTCTTCATAAATGATCCTGACgcaggtttttattttgttttggtgaaGGACTaaggattgaacttgggttctcataAATGCTGAGCCCAAACTACCACTGAGCAATACCCTAAGTCCCTAGCATTCCTAAGGACATGAACAGGAAGCACCTTCCCATGTGGGAATTCAGATGTGCTCAGGTTTTTCTACCATTAAGGGAAaacagaaggggctggagagatggcttagtggtttagagcactgatttctcttccaagaggtcctgagtttaattcccagcaaacacatggtggctctcaaccatctgtaatgggggtctgatgttctcttctggtgtgtctgaaaagagctACAGCGTacccacatatataaaaaaaaagaaaaaaaaaaaaagaaatctggggttggggatttagctcagtggtagagcacgtgcctagcaagcgcaaggccctgggttcggtccccagctccgaaaaaaaaaaaaaagaaaaaaaagaaatctaaaaaagaagagagatagatagagagagagagagagagagagagagagagagagagaagccaggtggtagtggcacatgcctttaatcccagtgctccagaggcagaggcagaggcaagtggaactcttgagttcaaggccagcctagtctacagaggaagttccaggacagtcattgGGGGGGGGTGGAAGTAGTGGGGAGCAGAGAATTGTGATAATGTTTCTAGCTTATATGAGGTCTTGGACTCAACTCTCagtactggaaaaaaataaacaagagccTGATGAGGTTCATACACATAATCCCAACCCCCCACATGCTGACGCAGGTCTGTAAGTTCTAGGCCATTGTGGGTTAGATAGTGATGCTCTgtcttaaaagcaaataaaagcagTATGTCAggggtatagttcagtggtagaattgCTGCTTAAAGAGGCACTTGGACTAGATCcctctggaaaaaacaaacacaaataaaaaaataaagccaggtgtagtggttatcttagcactcaggagaatTACTACAAATTCAAGCTCAGCCTGCTATACAGAGTTTCAGGCTGGCAATAGCTGGTGAGGCCGTGTCAAAAACTtacttatttcaaataaataagtaggtaAAAGAATGAATGCA
Encoded proteins:
- the Brms1 gene encoding breast cancer metastasis-suppressor 1; this encodes MPIQPSGKETEEMEAEGDSAAEMNGEADESEEERSGSQTESEEESSEMDDEDYERRRSECVSEMLDLEKQFSELKEKLFRERLSQLRLRLEEVGAERAPEYTEPLGGLQQSLKIRIQVAGIYKGFCLDVIRNKYECELQGAKQHLESEKLLLYDTLLGELQERIQRLEEDRQSLDISSEWWDDKLHSRGSSKTWDSVPPSKRKKAPLVSGPYIVYMLQEIDILEDWTAIKKARAAVSPQKRKADGP